Part of the Sciurus carolinensis chromosome 7, mSciCar1.2, whole genome shotgun sequence genome, CTGTTTAGCACAGTATCTTGTCAAATGAGTTCTTAACAATTTGAAGTTATGTTCTGAAAACTAACGAGTTATGGGAAGTTTTTCTCAGTATCTATTGAAGTCAACTGACCTTACTAATTTAGGCCAATTAATGGCATTgaggaagtatttttaaaatatcagtttattTATGTTCATGATCTATATATcagccattttattatttttcctgattaTCAAAACCATGTGTGTTTAATGTGGGAAGATTTGGTGAGTATAGAGAAGTATTACAAAAACTGTTGGTCCCCCAAGTAATCTTCAGGTTCAGTTCAGTCTCTATCAAAATTCTTGCTGCCTTTTCCCTAAAAATTGAcacactgattctaaaattcaccTGGAAATGCAAGTGACTCAAAATAGTCAAAAGGAACTTGAAAAAGAACAGAGTTGGTAGATGTATTCTTTGTTTCAATGATTAATACAAAGTTACTGTAATCAAGATGATGTGGTGTTGGTATAAAGCTAGGCATACAGGTtaatggaatagaattgagagtccagaaataaactggactgtatagagggaaaagaggggtgggaggggtggggggaagggaaaaaaataacagaatgaatcaaacaacattaccctctgtaaatttatgatttcacaaatggtatgcctttactccatgtacaaacagagaaacaacatgtatcccatttgtttacaataaaaaaaaagtagaagcaacccaaatgtccaataaaatatgatatatttatacaacgaaatattatttgacaataaaaaggaAGTGAAGTACTTACATATGCAACAGTAGGGAGGAACCTTGAAAACAGCCAAGCAAGCCAAGatcaaatattgtatgattccatttctgtGACCTTTTGGAATAGGCAGATCTCTAGTGACATCAGTAGAGTAATGGTTGCCAGAGGCCatgggaggaaagaatggagagtGACTGCTTAATGGGTTTGGGGCTTTGGGGGttgttgaaaatgttctggagttTAGTAGTAATAGTTGCACATCCTTGTGAAtctactaaaaaccactgaattttatagtttgaaatgatgaattttatggtataatGAATTTTATCtccatagaaaaaataatttaaaaaacaacaaaagttaACCTCATATGCCTCTGCCCAAGGATCACCATTGTTCCCGTCAGTTgagcattttacaaaatgaatattGGTTACCAGACTCCAAGCCCTTCAGATAACTTCCATTCCACATAGTAGCTTTGTGAATCTTCGGTGAAAACTGGGACTTCTGACTCCTTTCCAGTGTTCTTCCCAATGATTCACTGTGCCTGTTTGACAGAGTTTTGGGTAAAGGGAGAGcacattcattaatttattatcattaaagTATTTTACAAAGTTAGGTGCTCAAACATGCAGTTGCTCAGAAATGTTTAGGGAAAGCAAAAACCTGAGAAATGGATGAAATCTCCTGGAAGTTAGTCTTTTAGTGCCACGGAGTGTATGTTGCacagaaatttttgttttcacagaTTGTAAGAAACAAGTGACATTAAAATCTTAAAGTAGCCATTATTTTGGCCTAGTTTAACACTGGGGTAGAAAAGCcagttgggttttatttttacagcTGGTCACCAGAATATGCTATGGTCCTTTGCTGCTCAGGGGAGTCAGTGTTTAGAAGGCACCAGGAAAACATGTTAGCACAAAACCCTTTGTTACAGtggttaattttgttttattacatGCTCTTAATGTCTCAGAGCCACCAAGCCCAGGTTTAGAAATTTTATcctgtttgaatttttattggTTGATGTTTGTCCCTTCATGATTTTGATGtgaaaatgctgttttttttaaattgatgatttACAGATCTTGAACCTAAAACTGGTTCTCTGACTTTAGTCTTCTTGTCAtgtaattaaagaaattattcattttctgtgaaaattatttcttgaagCTTTTAATAACTTGGTCTtaactgaaattttcattcctacTATTTGATGTCGATTCTAATTGACCCAAACTTGCTTTCAGTCAATAGCTCTGAGATGTGAATGTCACAGACGTTTCCTAAATAAATTCTTTTGTCCCCAGAAAAATTCTGTCAAAAATTGATTTTAACATAAAACTTTCTCAGGTATCATAATCTCTTAATTTTAATGTGACTGCACCAAGCTCGGGTTCTAAATTCCATGAAAGCAGAAACTCTTTTTGCCATTACTATATAGAGAAAGTGTTTATCCTTAGGCCTTGTACAtcataaatgcttaataaatgcttgttatatgaatatctatcaaaattacttggatttatttatatttatgtattgttTTGTCATTTACCTCCCAATTGTTCTAATGTTCCaaattaatgatattaaaataatttttaaaatgttttctgtctctctttagGTTGGTATTTTGTATGGCATCTGTTTTTATCTAAATTCAAGTTTCTACGGGAACTGGTGGGAGACACAGGATCCCAGGAGGGAGATCATGAGCCTTCAGGGTCTGAAACCGAAGAAGACCCTTCATCCTCTCCACACAGGATCAGATCTGCACGCCAAAGGAGGGCACCTGCTGATGAAGGCCATTGACCCCAGATGTGGTCCTTTATTAGTAAATGATGAAAGGCATTTGTGAGCCTCTGTCTTTAGTGACTTggctttaaaatattctaaatgacTGAACAACATTTGTACTTGGATTTCATATCCAGTTCAAAAAATTTACATGTAAGCCATATAGTAATAAAGGGAATTAAAACCAAATTGGACCATTGCAAATTTCATCttaaagataatattttgttTCGCTAGCTTTCTACTTACCACACTTATTCCTTGGCTcttgggattttttgtttgtttgcactgGTGTGAATCTGGTAAACATTTCAAGcttgaaaaacatattttaatataatgtattCTTCATGTTTTAACTTGTCTGAAATTGGGATGCATCTCATTACTGTCAGCCAGGATAGTCACATACTTATCCTAGCTTGTGCACGTGTGAATTTACAGCTTATAGTGGCATCCCTTAACTGACATATGTATTGTAGGTATCAAATGTGTCAGGTTtaattggcattttaaaatgtcatcaaaaaGATTACACTATGACTCAGCATTGAAACGTAGGGTTATTGTATATGCAGAAAAGCATGGAAACAGAGCAGCCGGGCGTACATTTGATATTAGTGAGGCAAATATTCGTCGTTGGAGGAATGATCGCAATTCCATATTTTCTTGCAAAGCAACCACAAAATGTTTTACGGGACCTAAGAAAGGAAGATACCCACAGGTAGATGAAGCTGTACTGCATTTTGTTAGTGAGGCATGTGCTAAAGGATTGCCCATCACACGCCAAGCAATGCAGTTGAAGGCAGGGGAAATTGCCAAAACCCTCGGAATTGAcgaaacaaaatttaaagcaaCAAGAGGCTGGTGTGACCGATTCATGCGTCGGGCTGGACTGTCATTAAGACATCAGACATTGTTTTGTCCAAAGTTTCCCGCTGACATTAAACAGAAGACAGTAGTGGAATGCTCTTTCAAGAAATGCTGCCTCGCCAGTCCTCCTGAAGACACCGAGGGCCATGTCATGTGGGTAAATGCAGACAGCGAGGACTGCGACATGAAAAGTGATTCAGAAGAGTTGGGTTCAGAATATGAAGTTATAGTTATAACTTGACAAGTTTATTTCCCACATCCTTTACATACACACAAGATTGAAGTGACAAAAATCTTTTAAGAGCACTGttttagtaaatataaaataaatattttctgtgatacAAGGCATCAGGTTGTAGTTTCATGGATagtgtttttctttgtaatagtACAATGCATCTTAACTGATGATatcagattaaataaaaatggtaattataaatttatttttcttttcaagataaGCATCTATTTATTGGAATATTTAATACTGACTCTTATGTTAAATAGTTATCTTCTATGAAATACAAGTTTGGGTAAACTCTTAAAGATTTTAGAGTAGTTAGGAATAGTAAGAACTATCCTGTACTTTAGGAAGAGTAGGGTTAGTCACTCCCTTTGTATGGGAGGACATGCTCAAGGCATGCGCTGTGGAGAAACTACTGCT contains:
- the Smim13 gene encoding small integral membrane protein 13, producing the protein MWHNVGLTLLVFVATLLIVLLLMVCGWYFVWHLFLSKFKFLRELVGDTGSQEGDHEPSGSETEEDPSSSPHRIRSARQRRAPADEGH